CCGCCAGCGCGTCGGTGAGGTGGGCCAGCTTGGTGGCGCCCACGATCGGGGCGGTGACGCCGGGCTTGTGCAGCAGCCACGCCAGCGCCACCTGCGCCGGCGGGACGTCGCGCTCGGCGGCCACGGCGGCGACGCGGTCCACCACGTCGAAGTCCGACGGCTGGCTGTAGAGGTAGTCCGTGAAGGGATCGGTCCCCGAGCGGGTGGTGCGCCGCTCGCCGTCGCGGGTGCGGTTGCCGGTGAGCACGCCCCGGGCGAGGGGGCTCCACGGGATGACCCCGACCCCCTGGTCGACGCACTGGGGGATCATCTCGCGCTCCTCCTCCCGATAGAGGAGGTTGTAGTGCGGCTGCATCGACACGAACCGGGTCCAACCGTTGCGGTCGGCCACATGCTGCGCCTTGGCGAACTGCCAGGCGAACATGCTGCTGGCGCCGATGTACCGCGCCTTGCCCGACCGGACGACGTCGTGCAGGGCGGCCATGGTCTCCTCGATGGGCGTGCGGTAGTCCCAGCGGTGGACCTGGTAGAGGTCGACGTAGTCCATGCCGAGCCGACCGAGCGAGGCGTCGATGGCCGACAGCACGTGCTTGCGCGACAGACCGCCGCCGTTCTCCCCCGGGGTCACCGGCATGAACACCTTGGTGGCGATGACGACCTCGTCGCGGGTGAGCATCTTGCCCACGAGCCGGCCGGTGGCGACTTCGCTGGCCCCGTTCGAGTACGTGTCGGCGGTATCGAAGAAGGTGACGCCCCCCTCCACCGCCGCCCGCACGATGGGCTCGGCGGCGTCCTCGTCGAGCACCCAGGCGCGGTCGCTGTCGTTGCCGAAGCTCATCATCCCGAGACAGACGCGCGACACGCGCAGGCCCGTGCTCCCCAGGTTTACGTACTCCATCGGCACCTCACCGCTCGGTCGTGGGCGCCGTCGCGCCCGGTCGGCCCCACCTTATGCGTGTGCTGTGGGGGCCCCGCCCGTCAGGTGGCGGGCCACAACCTCGCCGTGGCCAGGTCCGCTCCCGCCCGCAGCGCCCTGAGCTTCTCCCACACCACCGACGGGGCGATGTCGCCGATGCCCGCCGACGTGTCGAAGCCGCAGTCGGTGCCGGCGACCACGCGCCGGGGGTCCCCCACGGCGTCCACCACCCGCTCCAGGCGCTCGGCCACCACCTGGGGATGCTCGACGTAGTTGGTGGTGGTGTCGATCACCCCGGCCACGAGGGCCATGCCCGCCGGGAGCGGGTGCCGTTCGAAGCAGCGGTACTCGTGGGCGTGGCGCGGGTTGGCCATCGACACCACGAGGGCGCCCACCCGGGCCCGGTAGAGCAGGGGCAGGATCTCGTCGAGGGGGACGTCGAGCGTGTGCGGTCCCTCGTAGTTCCCCCAGCACACATGGAGCCGTACCCGGTCGGCGGCGATCCCCTCGAGGGCGCCGTTGACGGCCCCCACCACCAGCTCGACCCAGGCCAGGAAGTCGTCCAGGGGGCGCGGCGCGAACAGGGTGTGCCGCTCCAGCGCGAGGTCGGGGGCGTCGATCTGCAGGAGCAGCCCCCGATCCACGATGGCGCGGTACTCGACCCGCATCGCCGCGGCCACGGCGTCGACGTACTCCTCCATCGACGGGTAGTGGCGGTTCTCCATCGCCGCGGCCACGATGCCCGGCGACGCCGCCGTCATGAACGTCTGCTCGAACGGGGCGCCGGCCACCAGCGCACACTCGGCGTCGACCTCGGTGGTGTCGCGGTAGGCCACGGCGCCTACCGCCGCCGGTGCGGCCATCAGGTTCACCTGGCGGCGACGGTTGCGCGGCACCACCAGGTCCAGGAAGTCGGGATGGTCCAGGAGGTCCTGCATGAGCGGGCGCTCGCTCGCCCCGCCGAACCCCGTCATGCGGTGCCGGACATAGGTGAAGAAGCTCTCGCGGCTCTGCTCCCCGTCGTTGCCGATGTCGATGCCGGCGTCGACCTGGGCGGCCACGACGGCTGCGGTGGCCGCCTCCACCGCCCGGCGCAATTCGTCGGGGTCGACCACCTCGCCCCGACTGCGGCGCCCGTGCAGCTCGGCGAGGGCCCGGGGCCGCGGCAGGCTCCCGGCGTGCGTGGTGCGGATGCGGTCCCCGCCCCCAGCCACGGTGCCTACCCGTGTGCCGGTCCCGGCCGGTCGCCCCCGGCCGGGACCGCCACGTCGATCAGCTCGATCAGCACGCCGTCGGGATCGTCGAGGGTCACCATGGACACCGGCCCCGCCGGACCGGGCTGCTCGATCCGGCGGAACGGGCCGTACCCCAGGCCGGCCAGGCGCCCGAGCGCCTCCTCCACGTCGACGAAGAACGACAGCAGGAAGAAGCCGGCGGGCGGCTGCCCCGGCGGCGGCCCCGGCGACGGGCCGGCGGCGCCCGCGGCGTGCCGGGCGCCCGGGCCGGCCGGGGGCCCGGCACCGAAGACGACGAGCTCGACCACCCCGGCGTCGGGGTGGCTGCGGTCGCCGAGGAAGACGGACCGCAGCCGCGTCGTCGGGACGTCGAACAGTGCCGGCCAGTCGCCGTCGAACCCCCGGTCCATGAGCACGTCGAGGCCGAGCCCGTCGCGGTAGAAGGCCACGCTGGCGTCGAGGTCGCGGACGTGGACGGCGCTGTGGTGGACGCGGGCCCCCATCGGCGCGCTACGACCCCAGGCTCTCGGCCGGGTCGATCGGGCTCCACAGTGACACGCCGCCGTCGGCGGCCAACACCTGCCCGGTCACCCAGTCGAGTCGCAGCAACGCCGTGATGGCGTGGGCGACGCCCTGCGGTGTCCCGATCTCCCCGAGGGCGGCACGCTCGGCGACGCGCGCCCGGAACCCGGGCAGTCGCGTGGTCGACGCGAACATCGGGGTGTCTGTCGTCCCCGGGGCCACGGCGTTCACCCGTATGCCGAAGGGCCCGAGCTCTCGGGCGGCCACGCGCACCAATGCCGCCACGCCGGCCTTGGACACGCTGTAGTGGCCCATCATCCGGTCGGCGAGGAACCCCGAGATCGAGCCCACGGCCACGACCGCGCCGCCCCGACCGCCCGCCACCATCGCCCTGCCCACTTCGCGCAGGCACAGGAAGGTGCCCCGCAGGTTGACCCCGATCACCCGGTCCCACTCGGCGCTCGACAGGTCGACCAGCGCGCCGAAACCGCCGACGCCGGCATTGAGCACGGCCACGTCGATGCCCCCGAGGGCGTCGTGGGCCCGGCGCACGCCGGAGACGACCTCCTCCTCCACCGAGATGTCGCACCGCAGCGCCAGGTCCACGGCGACAGGGACGTCCTGGACGTCGATGACGGCCACGCGGGCCCCCGCGGCGCGCAGGAGCTCGGTGGTGGCGAGACCGATGCCGCTCGCTCCCCCCGTGACCAGCGCCGCCGCTCCTTCGAGCTCCACCGCCCCTCCCCGCTCAGCCTCGCCCGGCCAGGAAGCCTTCCACGTCGGGACGGCCGGGGCGCGCCGTCACGAGGTCAGGACCGAGATGGTGATCAGGACGGCGTCGTAGACGAAGTGGGCGGCGATGGGACGGTTGAGGCGGCGGTGCTTCTGGAACGACCGGGTGACGTAGTAGCCGAAGGGCACCGTGAGCAGGAAGCCGAGCCCGTAGTAGACGTGGTAGCTCGTGCGCAGGGTCAGGCTCAGCGCGAGCGCCCGCTGTGGTGACCAGCCAAACTGCTCCAGCCTGGTGAGGAGGTACCCGTTGACGATCACCTCCTCGGTGATCGACGTCGTGGCCGCGATGACCAGGCCGTAGACGACGTAGTACGCGGGGACGTGCGTCACGACCGTCGGGTTCACCACCTTGGTGTTGCCCGCCAACAACGCCGCGAACGGGATGAGCAGCGCGATGGCGGTCCCGTACGCGGCGGCCGCCAGCCCCAGGCCCGGCCACACGTCCGCCATGAACCGGGGCCGGCCGAGCCCGATGGAGGACGGGGGTTGCCCGGTGCGCGCCAGCAGGAGGAGCGCCACGGGGACGACCACGGCGATGGCGAGGTAGTTGACGATCCCCAGGATCATGTTGGTGAGGGGATGCCCCGGCAGCACCGTCGGGAACCGGTCGACGTCGCTGACGCCCTGCAGGTGGCGGACGAGGACCGTCACCGCCGAGACCACGCCGGGGAACACGAAGGCGAGGACCACGAACCAGGTCTCCCGCACGAGGTTGCGCCGCGTGGGCGCCTCGAAGCGCACGGGCGGGAGCGGCGGGGGGCCCGGCGCCCGGGGCGGGGGCCCGTACAGCGGCGGTGCCACGCCTCCGGCGGCCGGCACCCAGAACTGCCACCCGGGGGGCGGGGGCGGCCACGCCGGGGGCGGCTGCCACCCTGCCGGCGGCGTCCACCCGGGGGGCGGTGGCGGCCAGGCCGGCGGGGCACGCCACACCCACACCGCGCCCGGCGGGGGGGTCGGGTGCCCGGAGCCCGGCGGAGGCGGGGGCGGGGGCTGGTCCGCGGGGGTCACGCAGGGCCGCCCGGACTACGTGGGCCGGGCGGCGGGAGCGCCCCACGATCCCTCCAGCGCCACAGCGTCGGGGGAACCGCTGTCGGCGATGGCGGGAGCGGCCCGGGCGCTGTCGGCGGCGCCACGGGCGCTCACGCTGTCGCGCAGCGGGATCTCCTTGAGGAACAGGGCGAAGACGAGGGCGATCCCCGCCAGCGGGACGCCGACGACGAACACGAGGTGCAGGGAGCGCACGAAGGACTCCACCACACCGGCTCGCACCGCCGGGGGCAACGCGTGGAGGGCCTTCGGCGTGATGGTGAACGACTGCGACAGGTCGAGCGTCGTGCGGCCGTGGACCAGGCGCGGCAGCCAGAAGCCGAGCCTGCTCACGAGCACCGCGCCGAGCATGGCGGTGCCGCTCGCCGCCCCGATGTTGCGGAAGAAGCTGATCGCCGAGGTGGCGCTGCCGATGTCGCGGCGGTCGACGGCGTTCTGGACGGCGACGACGGCGATCTGCAGCGTCATCCCCATACCCACGCCGAAGACGACCAGGTAGCCGCTCGACACGAGCAGCGAGGTGTGGGCACCCAGGTGGACGAGGAGCCACATCCCGAGGGTCATGAGCGCAGTCCCCGACACGGGGAAGACCTTGTAGCGGCCGGAGCGCGTCACCAGCCGGCCCGACACGATCGAGGTCGTGAGCATCCCGGCCATGAGGGGCAGGAGCAGCACGCCCGAGCGTGTGGGTGACACGCCGTCGACGAGCTGGAGGTAGACGGGGATGTAGATGGTGACGGCGAACATGGCCGCCGTCACGAAGAACGTCATCCCCAACGCGGCCCGGACCACCGGCCGGGTGAAGGCGCGCGGCGGGAAGATCGGCTCGGGAGCCCGCCGCTCCCACCACACGACGGCCACGATCATGGCGAGCGACAGCACCACGAGGCCGATGATCGTCGGTGACCCCCACGGCAACGAGCGCCCTCCGAGCACGGTGACGAGCAACAGCGGGGTCACCGCCCCCACCAACAGGGCCGAACCCAGGTAATCGATGGAATGGTCGCCGCGGGCGGGCACCGGCAGCCGCAGGACGGCGCTCGTGATGACGAGGGCGAGGATCCCCACCGGGACGTTGATGTAGAAGATCCAGCGCCAGGTCAGGTGATCGGTCAGGAAGCCGCCGGCGAGGGGGCCGCCGAAGCTGGCGAGCGCGAACACGGCCCCGAAGTACCCCTGGTAGCGACCCCGCTCCCTGGGGCTCACGATGTCGCCGACGATGGCCATGGCGAGCGCCATCAGGCCGCCGCCGCCGAGGCCCTGCAACGCCCGGAAGGCGATCAGCTGGTCCATGTTGCGGCTGAGTCCCGACAGCGCGGAGCCGGCGAGGAAGATCACGATGGCGATCTGGAAGATCTTCTTGCGCCCGTAGAGGTCGGAGATCTTGCCGTACAGCGGCGTCGACAGCGTGGTGGTGAGCAGGTAGGCCGTCACCACCCACGACAGATGGTTGAGCCCGTGCAGCTCCCCCACGATCGTCGGCAGGGCCGTCGCCACGATCGTCTGGTCCAGCGCGGCGAGGAGCATGCCCAGCATGAGCCCGCTGAGCACGATCAGGACCTGGCGGTGGGTGAGGTCTCCGCTGGTCTGGTCGCGGGGGACGCCGCTTCGGGGCTCGGACATGACTCGCCCCGAGGCTACCGGGGTGCGACCCAGCCGATTCCCCGTGCCGGTCCGGCGGCCCCGGGGAGCGCGACCGGCGCGACGGGCCCACCGGGGTCCCGCCGCCGGGATACGTCAGCAGGCGGCCCCGGCGGGGGCCAAGGACTCGCGCTCGTCGAGGAACGACCACCACGCCGCAGCGGCGGCACCGGCGGCCGAGCGCACCGGCCCGGTGTCGTCGCCGACGGCGGCGATGGCATCGACGATCCACGCGCCGTGGGCCTCGTCGATGCCGGCGTGCACGTCCCAGAACCGGGTGCCGTCCCCGGTCACCCCGTACCGGGCGCGCAGGCCGTCGGCCTTGGACGCCGCGATCCCGGGGGCCTGGACCTCGTAGGCGGCCAACGCGGCC
This sequence is a window from Acidimicrobiales bacterium. Protein-coding genes within it:
- a CDS encoding aldo/keto reductase — encoded protein: MEYVNLGSTGLRVSRVCLGMMSFGNDSDRAWVLDEDAAEPIVRAAVEGGVTFFDTADTYSNGASEVATGRLVGKMLTRDEVVIATKVFMPVTPGENGGGLSRKHVLSAIDASLGRLGMDYVDLYQVHRWDYRTPIEETMAALHDVVRSGKARYIGASSMFAWQFAKAQHVADRNGWTRFVSMQPHYNLLYREEEREMIPQCVDQGVGVIPWSPLARGVLTGNRTRDGERRTTRSGTDPFTDYLYSQPSDFDVVDRVAAVAAERDVPPAQVALAWLLHKPGVTAPIVGATKLAHLTDALAAEKLSLAAEEIARLEEPYLAHPVLGHS
- a CDS encoding VOC family protein, which encodes MGARVHHSAVHVRDLDASVAFYRDGLGLDVLMDRGFDGDWPALFDVPTTRLRSVFLGDRSHPDAGVVELVVFGAGPPAGPGARHAAGAAGPSPGPPPGQPPAGFFLLSFFVDVEEALGRLAGLGYGPFRRIEQPGPAGPVSMVTLDDPDGVLIELIDVAVPAGGDRPGPAHG
- a CDS encoding SDR family oxidoreductase, whose protein sequence is MELEGAAALVTGGASGIGLATTELLRAAGARVAVIDVQDVPVAVDLALRCDISVEEEVVSGVRRAHDALGGIDVAVLNAGVGGFGALVDLSSAEWDRVIGVNLRGTFLCLREVGRAMVAGGRGGAVVAVGSISGFLADRMMGHYSVSKAGVAALVRVAARELGPFGIRVNAVAPGTTDTPMFASTTRLPGFRARVAERAALGEIGTPQGVAHAITALLRLDWVTGQVLAADGGVSLWSPIDPAESLGS
- a CDS encoding CPBP family intramembrane glutamic endopeptidase yields the protein MPAAGGVAPPLYGPPPRAPGPPPLPPVRFEAPTRRNLVRETWFVVLAFVFPGVVSAVTVLVRHLQGVSDVDRFPTVLPGHPLTNMILGIVNYLAIAVVVPVALLLLARTGQPPSSIGLGRPRFMADVWPGLGLAAAAYGTAIALLIPFAALLAGNTKVVNPTVVTHVPAYYVVYGLVIAATTSITEEVIVNGYLLTRLEQFGWSPQRALALSLTLRTSYHVYYGLGFLLTVPFGYYVTRSFQKHRRLNRPIAAHFVYDAVLITISVLTS
- a CDS encoding MDR family MFS transporter, translating into MSEPRSGVPRDQTSGDLTHRQVLIVLSGLMLGMLLAALDQTIVATALPTIVGELHGLNHLSWVVTAYLLTTTLSTPLYGKISDLYGRKKIFQIAIVIFLAGSALSGLSRNMDQLIAFRALQGLGGGGLMALAMAIVGDIVSPRERGRYQGYFGAVFALASFGGPLAGGFLTDHLTWRWIFYINVPVGILALVITSAVLRLPVPARGDHSIDYLGSALLVGAVTPLLLVTVLGGRSLPWGSPTIIGLVVLSLAMIVAVVWWERRAPEPIFPPRAFTRPVVRAALGMTFFVTAAMFAVTIYIPVYLQLVDGVSPTRSGVLLLPLMAGMLTTSIVSGRLVTRSGRYKVFPVSGTALMTLGMWLLVHLGAHTSLLVSSGYLVVFGVGMGMTLQIAVVAVQNAVDRRDIGSATSAISFFRNIGAASGTAMLGAVLVSRLGFWLPRLVHGRTTLDLSQSFTITPKALHALPPAVRAGVVESFVRSLHLVFVVGVPLAGIALVFALFLKEIPLRDSVSARGAADSARAAPAIADSGSPDAVALEGSWGAPAARPT